The Ruania alba genome has a window encoding:
- a CDS encoding DoxX family protein, which translates to MDTALWIVAGVLALAYLLGGTSQLAMTKEKYRSFGRGNHWVDDFGTGHITAIGITKIVGAMGLVLPAAVDVAPVLVPIAATGLMLVMAGAATTRFRRSEWGFLAGDLVYLGLFAFVAWGRFVLVPFGS; encoded by the coding sequence ATGGACACCGCTTTGTGGATCGTGGCGGGTGTGCTGGCGCTCGCCTACCTGCTCGGAGGCACCAGCCAACTGGCGATGACGAAGGAGAAGTACCGTTCGTTCGGCCGGGGCAACCACTGGGTCGACGACTTCGGCACCGGGCACATCACAGCGATCGGCATCACGAAGATCGTGGGGGCGATGGGACTGGTTCTGCCGGCAGCTGTCGATGTCGCGCCCGTGCTGGTCCCGATCGCCGCGACCGGGCTGATGCTGGTGATGGCCGGCGCTGCCACGACCCGGTTTCGTCGCAGCGAGTGGGGGTTCTTGGCCGGTGACCTCGTCTACCTGGGCCTCTTCGCCTTCGTGGCGTGGGGACGCTTCGTGCTCGTGCCCTTCGGTTCGTGA
- a CDS encoding sigma-70 family RNA polymerase sigma factor produces MTSDAVPTEGFEGERERLIAMAYRMLGSRADAEDAVQEAWLRLARQDISAIDNLPGWLTTVVGRVCLDVLRARRARPEASYDGELPDFVVAEDEVTPEESAVMADSVGLALLVVLDTLRPDERLAFVLHDVFGVPFAEVGQILGKSTDAAKMDASRARRKVRGTPRTTAKRQEQRDVVDAFLAAAREGDFDGLVTLLHPEVTWRSYTARGTIEHLGAAEVVEAARRGRRASVVAGRVLVNGEPGIMTWGRSGAPVSVMACTVVDGRIVDVVALVDPIRLAAMDVPAPPQ; encoded by the coding sequence ATGACTTCCGACGCTGTCCCTACCGAGGGCTTCGAGGGCGAGCGCGAGCGTCTGATCGCGATGGCCTATCGGATGCTCGGATCCCGTGCTGATGCCGAGGACGCGGTGCAAGAAGCATGGCTACGCCTGGCGCGTCAGGACATCAGCGCCATCGACAACCTCCCCGGGTGGCTGACCACCGTCGTCGGCCGGGTCTGTCTCGATGTGCTGCGTGCCCGCCGAGCCAGGCCCGAGGCGTCCTACGACGGCGAGCTCCCGGACTTCGTCGTCGCCGAGGATGAGGTCACCCCGGAGGAGAGCGCGGTCATGGCGGACTCGGTCGGGTTGGCGCTGCTGGTGGTCCTGGATACCCTGCGCCCGGATGAACGACTGGCATTCGTGCTGCACGACGTGTTCGGGGTGCCCTTCGCCGAGGTCGGCCAGATCCTCGGCAAATCCACCGACGCCGCCAAGATGGACGCCAGTCGAGCACGCCGGAAGGTCCGTGGCACCCCGCGGACCACGGCGAAACGCCAGGAGCAGCGAGACGTGGTCGATGCCTTCCTCGCCGCCGCTCGCGAGGGGGATTTCGACGGGCTCGTGACATTGCTGCATCCCGAGGTGACCTGGCGCTCCTACACCGCCCGCGGCACGATCGAGCATCTCGGTGCGGCCGAGGTGGTGGAGGCAGCGCGGCGTGGCCGTCGCGCCTCGGTCGTGGCCGGTCGCGTGTTGGTTAACGGCGAGCCCGGCATCATGACCTGGGGGCGTAGCGGCGCCCCGGTCAGTGTGATGGCCTGCACGGTCGTCGACGGACGCATCGTGGACGTCGTGGCACTGGTCGATCCGATCCGCCTCGCAGCGATGGATGTCCCCGCACCCCCGCAGTAG
- a CDS encoding MetQ/NlpA family ABC transporter substrate-binding protein, which translates to MSTLLSRRHLTATALAATAALTLAACGGADAADGAAAGTEDDPIRIGVVNSSEPQWEVFETAAADEGITVEMVNFSDYQLPNQGLTDGDLDLNQFQHLQFLAKYNVNTDSDLTPIGATAVYPLSLFSLEHASVEEIPEGSEIAIPNDETNQARALLVLQEAGLLALEGGGSAFSTPADVIAAESRVSVTPVDAAQTALALQDVAASIINNDFVADAGLVAEDAIFSDDPASDAAAPYINIWVSSAGEADNETFAQLVELYHSPEVEEAAFESSGGSAVFVNNPADELQEILAQIESDFSQ; encoded by the coding sequence ATGTCCACACTGCTCTCCCGCCGTCACCTCACGGCGACCGCCCTTGCCGCCACCGCAGCCCTCACCCTCGCCGCCTGTGGTGGAGCCGATGCCGCCGACGGCGCAGCCGCCGGCACCGAGGACGACCCGATCCGCATCGGTGTGGTGAACTCCTCCGAACCGCAGTGGGAGGTGTTCGAGACGGCCGCGGCAGACGAGGGCATCACGGTGGAGATGGTGAACTTCTCCGACTACCAGCTGCCCAACCAGGGCCTGACCGACGGCGACCTGGACCTGAACCAGTTCCAGCACCTGCAGTTCCTGGCCAAGTACAACGTCAACACTGACAGCGACCTCACCCCGATCGGCGCCACCGCGGTGTACCCGCTGAGCCTGTTCTCCCTCGAGCACGCCAGCGTGGAGGAGATCCCGGAAGGATCCGAGATCGCCATCCCGAACGACGAGACGAACCAGGCGCGCGCGCTCCTGGTGCTGCAGGAGGCGGGTCTGCTCGCCCTCGAGGGAGGCGGTAGTGCCTTCTCCACACCTGCTGACGTGATCGCGGCCGAGTCCCGGGTGAGTGTGACACCGGTGGACGCGGCCCAGACGGCGCTGGCCCTGCAGGACGTGGCCGCCTCGATCATCAACAACGACTTCGTGGCCGATGCGGGCCTGGTGGCTGAGGACGCGATCTTCTCCGACGACCCGGCCTCGGACGCTGCGGCGCCCTACATCAACATCTGGGTCTCCAGCGCCGGCGAGGCGGACAACGAGACCTTCGCCCAGCTCGTCGAGCTCTACCACTCGCCCGAGGTGGAGGAGGCAGCGTTCGAGTCCTCCGGTGGCAGTGCGGTCTTCGTGAACAATCCGGCCGACGAGCTGCAGGAGATCCTCGCCCAGATCGAGAGCGACTTCTCGCAGTAG
- a CDS encoding methionine ABC transporter ATP-binding protein codes for MTEPIIAFREASKVFTARSGDVRAVDGVSFDISPGEIFGVIGYSGAGKSTLVRLINALEPATSGSVVVDGLDLTTLPESRLRQVRAGIGMIFQQFNLLGSRSVAKNVSYPLEVAGWPKAERAARVAELLDFVGIADKAGVYPAKLSGGQKQRVGIARALATNPRILLADECTSALDPETTADVLALLRRVNTELGITVVVITHEMDVVRSLCDRVAVMEHGRVVELDDTYRVFSTPQHPVSRRFVASALKDRPTADVLERLRGRHPGRLVTVGVDDAGHSTATMNEVLREAGVDSTVVFGGITEVAQRPYGSLTLELTGQPASIQQGVTALRAFSDVVDLGTASDPHEDPSMATPRGSSDGGTPDGPPAMPPPRTRRPGSGLFGGGSSHLPIGDGRTS; via the coding sequence ATGACGGAACCGATCATCGCCTTCCGCGAAGCGAGCAAGGTGTTCACCGCCCGCAGCGGGGACGTCCGCGCGGTGGATGGGGTGTCCTTCGACATCAGCCCCGGGGAGATCTTCGGCGTGATCGGGTACTCCGGCGCCGGGAAGAGCACCCTGGTGCGGCTCATCAACGCCCTCGAGCCGGCGACCTCCGGTTCGGTGGTGGTGGACGGTCTGGACCTGACCACGTTGCCGGAGTCCCGACTGCGGCAGGTTCGCGCCGGGATCGGGATGATCTTTCAGCAGTTCAACCTGCTCGGATCGCGCTCCGTGGCGAAGAACGTCTCCTACCCACTGGAGGTGGCCGGCTGGCCGAAGGCCGAGCGGGCCGCGCGCGTGGCCGAGCTGCTGGACTTCGTGGGCATCGCCGACAAGGCCGGCGTCTACCCGGCGAAGCTCTCCGGCGGTCAGAAGCAGCGGGTGGGCATCGCCCGGGCGCTGGCCACCAACCCACGCATCCTGCTCGCCGACGAGTGCACCAGTGCCCTCGACCCGGAGACCACCGCCGACGTCCTCGCCCTGTTACGACGGGTGAACACTGAGCTGGGCATCACCGTGGTGGTGATCACGCATGAGATGGACGTGGTGCGCTCCCTGTGTGATCGCGTCGCCGTGATGGAGCACGGCCGGGTGGTCGAGCTGGACGACACCTACCGGGTGTTCTCCACCCCGCAGCACCCGGTGAGTCGCCGGTTCGTGGCCTCCGCCCTCAAGGACCGCCCGACGGCGGACGTGCTGGAGCGGCTGCGCGGGCGGCACCCGGGCCGCCTGGTGACGGTGGGAGTCGACGATGCCGGACACTCCACGGCCACGATGAACGAGGTGCTCCGTGAGGCTGGGGTGGACTCCACCGTGGTCTTCGGCGGGATCACCGAAGTCGCCCAGCGCCCGTACGGCTCGCTCACCTTGGAGCTCACCGGGCAGCCGGCCAGCATCCAGCAGGGGGTGACGGCGTTGCGCGCCTTCTCCGACGTGGTCGACCTGGGTACGGCGTCCGATCCGCACGAGGATCCGTCCATGGCAACTCCTCGGGGCTCATCCGACGGCGGGACGCCGGACGGGCCACCCGCCATGCCGCCTCCCAGAACGAGGCGACCCGGATCGGGACTGTTCGGTGGCGGCTCGTCCCACCTGCCGATCGGTGATGGGAGGACCAGCTGA
- a CDS encoding methionine ABC transporter permease: MDWERLTPLLIAAAGETAYIVLIAMAAGGLCGLAIGLGLYLFRPGNLLANRFVFGVLNVAVNIVRPIPFIIFLVAIGPLNRLVTGSTIGIEPFTFALSFMATFVFARLVEQNLLGIDPGVVEAARAMGASPLRIIGSVLIPEALAPLILGFTFLFVAVLDASAIAGYLGAGGLGDFAIVHGYRQFDWGVTAMVVLVIIVIVHAVQWLGNTLARKALRR; the protein is encoded by the coding sequence ATGGACTGGGAGCGACTCACACCGCTGCTGATCGCCGCCGCCGGTGAGACGGCGTACATCGTGCTGATCGCCATGGCGGCGGGCGGCCTGTGCGGGCTGGCGATCGGCCTCGGCCTGTACCTGTTCCGCCCCGGGAACCTGCTGGCGAACAGGTTCGTCTTCGGTGTGCTGAACGTCGCGGTGAACATCGTGCGGCCTATTCCGTTCATCATCTTCCTGGTGGCGATCGGACCGCTGAACAGACTCGTCACCGGCAGCACGATCGGGATCGAGCCGTTCACCTTCGCGCTGTCCTTCATGGCCACCTTCGTGTTCGCCCGCCTGGTGGAGCAGAACCTGCTCGGTATCGACCCGGGCGTGGTGGAGGCCGCGCGCGCGATGGGCGCGAGTCCCCTGCGGATCATCGGGAGTGTGCTGATCCCGGAGGCGCTCGCCCCCCTGATCCTCGGGTTCACCTTCTTGTTCGTCGCCGTCCTGGACGCCTCGGCGATCGCCGGGTACCTCGGCGCCGGCGGCCTCGGCGACTTCGCCATCGTGCACGGGTACCGCCAGTTCGACTGGGGTGTCACTGCGATGGTGGTGCTCGTCATCATCGTGATCGTGCACGCTGTGCAATGGCTGGGGAACACCCTCGCCCGGAAGGCGCTGCGCCGCTGA
- a CDS encoding sensor histidine kinase codes for MGDLIDQHSDLMPQDAEWLHLLVGDWQVISDLAFADLVLWLPTKDDDFVAIAHARPSTGATVHHDDVVGRRVPPGLRATLRTARDAQAVNRAREARWNGTFAIREETIPVVRAGRTLAVIARETYLGASRTPSRLELNYVESADEICGMIARGEFPLANAATGPRRGAPRVGDGLIRLNSEGEVLYGSPNALSAFHRLGVTDEIVGRTLAEVVTPLVEMNTPVDESLPLVVMGRAAWRTDMEARGVSLSLRALPVTEYGQRVGAVLLVRDVSELRRRERELLTKDATIREIHHRVKNNLQTVAALLRLQARRTDSTDARGALEEAMRRVATIATVHEALSQTIDEVVDFDEVFGRTLRLAADVASGESHVKTVRNGTFGRVPATDATALAVVLTELVTNAVEHGLAGIGGTVTIDADRTGHLLKVRVADDGRGMESEIAMNGLGTQIVRTLVATELDGTITWEPVPTGGTAVLLDARLGEPRDPA; via the coding sequence ATGGGTGATCTGATCGACCAGCACAGCGACCTGATGCCTCAGGACGCCGAGTGGCTGCACCTCCTCGTCGGTGACTGGCAGGTGATCTCCGACCTGGCCTTCGCCGACCTGGTGCTGTGGCTGCCCACCAAGGACGACGACTTCGTAGCCATCGCGCACGCCCGCCCCTCCACCGGTGCCACAGTGCACCACGACGACGTGGTGGGCCGTCGAGTGCCACCAGGGTTGCGTGCCACGCTGCGCACCGCCCGGGATGCGCAGGCGGTGAACCGGGCCCGGGAAGCCCGCTGGAACGGCACCTTCGCGATCCGCGAGGAGACCATCCCGGTGGTCCGCGCCGGGCGCACCCTCGCGGTGATCGCCCGTGAGACCTACCTCGGGGCGAGCCGCACCCCCAGCCGCCTCGAGCTCAACTACGTCGAGTCCGCGGACGAGATCTGCGGGATGATCGCCCGCGGCGAGTTCCCCCTGGCCAATGCCGCCACCGGCCCACGCCGCGGCGCGCCACGCGTGGGCGATGGCCTCATCCGGCTGAACAGCGAGGGGGAGGTGCTCTACGGCAGTCCGAACGCCTTGAGCGCCTTCCACCGCCTCGGCGTCACCGACGAGATCGTCGGGCGCACCCTGGCCGAGGTGGTCACCCCGTTGGTGGAGATGAACACGCCGGTCGATGAGTCCCTCCCGCTGGTGGTGATGGGCCGGGCCGCCTGGCGCACCGATATGGAAGCACGCGGAGTGAGCCTCTCGCTACGCGCCCTGCCGGTGACCGAATACGGGCAACGCGTCGGTGCAGTGCTGCTGGTGCGCGACGTCTCCGAGCTGCGGCGCCGCGAGCGGGAGTTGCTCACCAAGGACGCCACCATCCGAGAGATCCACCACCGGGTGAAGAACAATCTGCAGACCGTGGCCGCCCTGCTGCGTCTGCAGGCCCGGCGCACCGACTCCACCGACGCCCGAGGTGCCCTGGAAGAGGCGATGCGACGAGTGGCCACGATCGCCACCGTGCACGAAGCCCTGTCCCAGACCATCGACGAGGTGGTCGATTTCGACGAGGTGTTCGGCCGCACGCTCCGCCTGGCCGCTGATGTGGCCTCCGGGGAGAGTCACGTCAAAACCGTGCGCAACGGCACCTTCGGCCGGGTCCCGGCCACCGACGCCACAGCGCTCGCGGTGGTGCTCACCGAACTCGTCACCAATGCGGTCGAGCACGGCCTTGCCGGAATCGGAGGCACCGTCACCATCGACGCCGACCGCACCGGGCATCTGCTCAAGGTGCGGGTGGCCGACGACGGCCGCGGCATGGAGTCCGAGATCGCGATGAACGGTCTGGGCACCCAGATCGTGCGGACCCTGGTGGCGACGGAACTGGACGGCACCATCACCTGGGAGCCCGTCCCCACCGGAGGTACCGCGGTGCTCTTGGACGCGCGTCTCGGAGAACCCCGCGACCCTGCCTGA
- a CDS encoding WhiB family transcriptional regulator: MDWRHEAACLTEDPELFFPIGNTGPALVQIDEAKAVCRRCTVVETCLKWAIESGQDAGVWGGMSEDERRALKRRTARARRAG; the protein is encoded by the coding sequence ATGGATTGGCGTCACGAAGCAGCTTGCCTCACCGAGGACCCTGAACTGTTCTTCCCGATCGGGAACACCGGACCTGCCCTGGTGCAGATTGACGAGGCCAAGGCTGTCTGCCGCCGCTGCACGGTGGTGGAGACGTGCCTGAAGTGGGCCATCGAGTCCGGTCAGGACGCAGGCGTCTGGGGCGGCATGTCCGAGGACGAGCGCCGCGCTCTCAAGCGCCGCACTGCTCGCGCCCGCCGCGCCGGCTGA
- a CDS encoding FtsK/SpoIIIE domain-containing protein, protein MPALPRHHLAVVAGPDLGWIAPLGPEPVVVGRGAEAGLRLTDGRLSRTHLAARDRGGRVQVRDLGSVNGTLLRPARPAGAAPSTRPVRLARRPRRVGRRWRPVPVGSMLVAGSTVLQVRTHPALTDLPEPEQHLSDGLIGRLMLPILMALTMIPLLLSGGGSGWRIVLVIAMPVAIVLAVLWPALRERARRRLRRPDRHRDEPARVPFADPAEALAWPGADPGPGSAEATWELGDADERTPRPRRPDLPLPARRHRIAESLRYGGPPGAGAGLALVGAPEATHGLGRWLVARIAATEARAVHPPATWEWAAGLAERHVDDVPPLRVHDLTFGGTPPPAADPAAAHLVLTSDLTDVPLWCTTVIVVRSRHNRQVTDAWARGFLSALAAQRPTTAGLPARVHLGDLLGPAERSVLTGRWSQGSPGLPAVLGVGDAGTVELDLARDGPHALVAGTTGSGKSELLLAWILAMAHAGSPEDVSFVLIDYKGGATFAPLQQLRHVVGLVTDLDSTATGRALASLRAELRSRERQLAEAGVHDLAEYRRRRPTPATGGAAHIGRLVVVVDEFRAMADAHPEHLEALVRLAAQGRSLGIHLILATQRPGGAITPDMRANLTTRLCLRVLEESDALDAIGESAPARLPRIPGRTVLRAEDRQVLQSAWCGPPDAGWLPGRIATLNDAAAALTAAEPWRATQRRPWAPPLPDTCTTDELRALAGASGDAHPPAGLPIARTDLPEEQRLGTWHWPGGTMLVSGPSGTGRSTAAQTVIEAALRTGRVTHVVAEGAHDWPGHDAPSAGTWCDPTEVRRVRRVLEGLVRSPDPALLVIDDVDTVLSAVEETGAPGEGADLLGALLRRSRRLGLEVLLTAPAPAHRWAAVVDRHLVLCPRDAADAVMVGGPRELVGTGWPPGRGVLVERTGACVMQVGVATPDGAAWVAPSTVPWRVRALPERVELTDPLQGEGVLLGVGGDAASAVRRHPATGQTWLVAGPAGAGRSTVLRTITDQLSALGWQVSGGEMVEPDPARHTAVVLDDADRLRAPLHPSVLDDPRVLVIAATRPDGSLTIAHPLGTRLRDPDLTLVLGAGPVSHLPPVPLRHHQEPEPPPGRGVLVDRGAFVPLQVATVARTDTARNGRSEHRVRVSGARGGGERCGQQEADRDRDRRPDPGHGEPPGQAREGRDQDRHLQQLPGDHRGAAPPAPLMESPHGRGEERSEEHQHEEYPDVGTQQHTVSAQGRDHAGDADQHQNDGFEQREEQPDAQRPRVGTGCRTGRIGGSIGHALTVRAARTRRASSPLAVLAIPVCCD, encoded by the coding sequence ATGCCTGCCCTCCCCCGCCACCATCTCGCCGTCGTCGCCGGACCCGATCTCGGGTGGATCGCTCCCCTCGGGCCGGAACCGGTCGTCGTCGGGCGGGGAGCAGAAGCGGGGCTCCGCCTGACCGACGGACGGCTGTCCCGGACCCATCTCGCGGCACGCGATCGTGGCGGGCGGGTCCAGGTGCGTGATCTCGGTTCGGTGAACGGCACCCTGCTACGCCCAGCCCGCCCGGCTGGCGCCGCTCCGTCCACCCGCCCGGTGCGCCTGGCACGCAGGCCGCGGCGCGTGGGGCGCCGGTGGCGTCCGGTGCCGGTGGGCAGCATGCTGGTGGCGGGGTCAACCGTGCTTCAGGTGCGCACGCACCCGGCGCTGACCGACCTGCCCGAGCCGGAACAGCATCTCTCGGACGGCCTGATCGGCCGATTGATGCTGCCGATCCTGATGGCGCTGACGATGATCCCGTTGTTGCTCAGCGGGGGTGGGAGCGGCTGGCGGATCGTGCTGGTGATCGCGATGCCGGTGGCGATCGTGCTGGCGGTGCTGTGGCCCGCGCTGCGGGAACGGGCACGACGGCGACTGCGGCGCCCGGACCGTCACCGCGACGAGCCCGCACGGGTCCCGTTCGCCGACCCCGCCGAGGCGCTCGCCTGGCCCGGTGCTGATCCCGGCCCCGGGAGCGCTGAGGCCACCTGGGAGCTCGGCGACGCCGACGAGCGAACCCCCAGACCTCGGCGGCCGGACCTACCGCTCCCTGCGCGCCGGCATCGGATCGCCGAATCTCTCCGGTACGGGGGCCCTCCTGGCGCCGGTGCAGGTCTCGCCCTGGTGGGCGCTCCGGAGGCGACGCACGGGCTGGGCCGGTGGCTGGTCGCCCGGATCGCCGCCACCGAAGCCCGCGCCGTGCACCCCCCGGCCACCTGGGAGTGGGCTGCCGGGCTGGCCGAACGGCACGTCGACGACGTCCCACCCCTGCGGGTGCACGACCTCACCTTCGGCGGCACTCCCCCACCCGCGGCGGACCCGGCAGCGGCGCACCTGGTGCTGACCAGCGACCTCACCGACGTACCGCTGTGGTGTACCACTGTCATCGTCGTGCGCTCCCGGCACAACAGGCAGGTCACCGACGCGTGGGCACGCGGCTTCCTGTCGGCACTGGCGGCTCAGCGACCGACCACCGCCGGCTTGCCTGCCCGGGTGCACCTGGGCGACCTGCTCGGCCCGGCCGAGCGCTCCGTGCTGACGGGCCGCTGGTCGCAGGGATCACCGGGGCTGCCGGCCGTGCTCGGCGTGGGCGACGCCGGAACAGTCGAGCTCGACCTGGCCCGCGACGGGCCGCATGCCCTGGTGGCTGGGACCACCGGATCGGGAAAGTCGGAGCTGCTGCTGGCGTGGATCCTCGCGATGGCGCATGCCGGCTCCCCCGAGGACGTCTCCTTCGTGCTGATCGACTACAAGGGCGGCGCCACGTTCGCCCCGTTGCAGCAGTTGCGGCACGTGGTCGGGCTGGTCACCGATCTCGATTCCACCGCCACGGGGCGCGCCCTGGCGAGCCTGCGGGCCGAGCTGCGGTCCCGGGAGCGACAACTGGCCGAGGCAGGGGTGCACGATCTGGCCGAGTACCGCCGGCGCAGGCCCACCCCAGCCACGGGTGGTGCCGCGCACATCGGTCGGCTTGTGGTGGTGGTGGACGAGTTCCGGGCCATGGCCGACGCGCACCCCGAGCATCTCGAGGCACTGGTGCGGCTCGCCGCACAGGGCCGGTCGCTGGGTATCCACCTGATCCTGGCCACACAACGCCCCGGTGGTGCCATCACCCCGGACATGCGCGCCAACCTGACCACCCGGCTGTGCCTGAGAGTGCTCGAGGAGTCCGACGCCCTGGATGCGATCGGCGAGTCCGCCCCGGCCCGGTTGCCGCGGATTCCCGGGCGGACGGTCCTGCGGGCCGAGGACCGGCAGGTCCTGCAGTCCGCGTGGTGCGGCCCACCCGACGCGGGTTGGTTGCCCGGGCGGATCGCCACGTTGAACGACGCAGCCGCTGCGCTGACCGCCGCTGAGCCCTGGCGTGCCACCCAGCGCCGACCGTGGGCTCCCCCGCTTCCGGATACCTGCACCACGGATGAGTTGCGGGCGCTGGCCGGCGCTTCCGGCGACGCGCACCCACCGGCCGGTCTGCCGATCGCCCGCACCGACCTGCCGGAGGAACAGCGGCTCGGCACGTGGCACTGGCCGGGTGGCACGATGCTCGTCTCCGGACCGTCCGGCACCGGCCGCAGCACGGCCGCGCAGACCGTGATCGAGGCGGCCCTTCGCACCGGGCGCGTCACGCATGTGGTCGCCGAAGGCGCTCACGACTGGCCGGGTCATGACGCACCGTCCGCCGGCACCTGGTGCGATCCCACCGAGGTACGCCGGGTGCGGCGAGTCCTGGAGGGGCTGGTCCGCAGCCCTGATCCTGCACTGCTGGTGATCGACGACGTCGACACGGTACTCAGCGCCGTGGAGGAGACAGGGGCACCCGGCGAGGGCGCCGACCTGCTCGGTGCGCTGTTGCGCCGGTCCCGTCGGCTCGGACTGGAGGTCCTGCTGACCGCACCCGCCCCTGCCCACCGGTGGGCCGCCGTCGTGGATCGCCACCTGGTGCTGTGCCCCCGGGACGCCGCAGACGCAGTGATGGTGGGGGGCCCGCGAGAACTGGTGGGCACCGGGTGGCCCCCGGGGCGTGGGGTGCTCGTCGAGCGCACGGGCGCCTGCGTGATGCAGGTGGGCGTGGCAACGCCCGACGGCGCAGCCTGGGTGGCGCCGTCGACCGTCCCCTGGCGGGTACGCGCCCTGCCTGAGCGGGTCGAGCTCACCGATCCGCTCCAGGGTGAGGGCGTGCTGCTCGGCGTCGGTGGCGATGCGGCGAGCGCCGTGCGCAGGCATCCGGCCACGGGCCAGACGTGGCTGGTGGCCGGACCTGCGGGGGCCGGGCGGTCCACCGTGCTGCGCACCATCACCGATCAGCTCAGCGCGCTCGGGTGGCAGGTCTCGGGCGGCGAGATGGTGGAGCCGGACCCCGCTCGGCACACAGCGGTGGTTCTGGACGATGCCGATCGTCTCCGAGCGCCGTTGCACCCCAGCGTGCTCGATGACCCGCGGGTGCTGGTGATCGCCGCGACCCGGCCGGACGGCTCGCTGACCATCGCGCATCCCCTGGGCACTCGACTGCGCGACCCCGATCTCACCCTGGTGCTGGGCGCCGGGCCGGTCAGCCACCTCCCACCTGTCCCGCTTCGCCACCATCAGGAACCGGAACCACCACCGGGCCGCGGGGTGCTGGTCGATCGTGGAGCGTTCGTCCCGCTCCAGGTAGCCACGGTGGCCCGCACCGACACGGCACGGAACGGCCGGTCAGAGCATCGCGTCAGGGTTTCCGGTGCGCGCGGTGGCGGCGAGCGATGCGGGCAGCAGGAGGCAGATCGTGACCGCGATCGCCGTCCCGATCCCGGGCACGGTGAGCCACCAGGGCAGGCTCGTGAAGGACGAGATCAGGATCGCCACCTGCAGCAGCTGCCAGGTGATCACCGGGGCGCGGCCCCACCGGCGCCCCTGATGGAGAGCCCGCACGGCCGCGGTGAGGAACGCAGCGAAGAGCACCAACACGAGGAGTACCCCGATGTTGGTACCCAGCAGCACACCGTCAGCGCTCAGGGCCGCGATCACGCCGGCGATGCCGACCAGCACCAGAACGACGGCTTCGAGCAACGCGAAGAGCAACCCGACGCGCAACGGCCACGGGTAGGCACCGGGTGCCGCACTGGCAGGATCGGAGGAAGCATCGGGCACGCCCTCACTGTACGCGCGGCCCGGACCCGTCGGGCGAGCAGCCCATTGGCCGTTCTGGCAATACCGGTTTGCTGTGATTGA